The nucleotide window AGAGGCCAGCTCGACAAACTCCATGCGCCGGGCGATGCGGCAGGCGCGCTCCAGCTCCGGGGCCGACAGAAGGGCGAAGCGCGCCCCGATCCCGGCCGCGTTGCCGATCGCGCTCAGGCGCGTCAGGGGGATGCCGCGCACCAGTCCCACTCCCAGGGCGCTGACCGGCTGCATGTAGTTGCCGAACGCCCCGGTCAGGAGCACTCTCTGCACCTGTTCCGGCTCGCGTCCGGCCGCGTTCAGCAACAGGCGGATTCCGCTGGAGATGGCCCCGGCGGCAAGCTGAAGCTCGCGCACGTCTTTCTGGGTCAGAAGCACCCGCTGGTGTCCGGCGGCGTCCTCGTGCTCATCCAGCAGGAACCAGCCCCGTCCCAGCTTGTCCTCGCCCAGGCGCCCGGACAGAGCCGGGCTGACCTTGGACGGCAGCTCCGCGCGCGGCAGGAGACGCCCCGTGGCGTCGATCACCCCCACGCGGCGCAGCTCGGAGACTATGTCCAGAAGGCCCGAGCCGCAGATTCCGCGGGCGTGAAGGCCCTCGCCGATCACATGGAACTCCGGCCCGCCCGACAGGTTCACCCGGAAACTGTCCAGGGCGCCGCTCTCGGCGCGCATGCCCATGTGGATACGCGCGCCCTCGAACGCCGGGCCGGCGGCGGTGCTGCAGCAGAGCAGCCGTCCCCGGTCGGCCAGGACAATCTCACCGTTGGTGCCCAGGTCCACGGCCAGGGTGAGCTGGTCGGCGGTGTCCAGGCGGGCGGCCAGGGCCACGGCCACGGTGTCGGCCCCCACGTGGCCGGCCACGGTGGGAAGGAATGTCCCGCGGGCAAACGGCGAGGCGGCGAGCCCGCACCCGGCCGGGCTGAACTCCACAGCGCCGTTCACCAGGGGCAGGTAGGGCGCGCGGCCCAGCAGCAGCGGGTCGAACCCGAAGAACAGGTGCTGCATGGTGGTGTTGCCCACCAGGGACCAGCGGTAGATATGCTCGGGCGAGGCGCCGGCGCGCGAGCAGGCCAGGCGGGCCAGGCCGTCCAGGTCGCGGCGGATCAGCTCGCTGAGCTGCGCCAGGCCGTCCGGCTTCTCAAAGCAGTAGCTGATCCGGCTCATCACGTCATCACCGTAGGCGCTCTGGCTGTTGGCCTTGCCGACCGAGGCCAGCAGACGCCCGCTGGTGAGGTCGCACAGGTAGAGGGCCAGGGTGGTGCTGCCGATATCGACCGCCGCGCCCAGGACCTGGCTCGTGGTATCGCCGCGCTCCACTCCGGCCAGGCTGTCGCGGTCGATCAGCAGGGTCACCGCGTTCAGCTCACGGCCCACCGCCTCGACAAAGGCGCGCGCCACGGGCAGGGGCAGGGGACGGCTCCCCAGGTGGGGGGGGAGCGCGGCGTGAAGGGCCTCGGCCGAGGGGATGAGCAGGTTTTTCAGGGTCGGCTCCACCGGACTGAACAGCACCTTGCGCGGCGCGCCCTCCGGGGCCACCCCGGCCTGCTCGGCCTCGAGCAGGGCGATCTTGGCCCGCGGTATCTCGCCGATGTGCAACAGGCGCACGGTCAGGTCGGAGTGGACAGTCAGGCGGCAGGCGAGGCGGAAACCCTGGTCCAGGCGCTCGGGGCCGATCTGGGCGCGGTCCTCCTCCGAGGGTGGCGGGCTGTCGCCCTGGAAACGCACTTGGCAGCCGCCGCAGGTGCCGCGTCCGCCGCAGGGTGAGTCTATCAGGAAACCGTTGTCGCGGGCGGCGCTCAGCAGGCTGGTCCCATCAGCCACCCGCACGCTGACATTCTGGGGCAGGAAAGTAACGGAATGTTCCGTCATTGTCTCCACGGCTGGAAAAGGGTAACAAGGGCAGGCCGGGAAGTGAATCTTTCAGGCAGCACTCCCGTCCCGCGGAAGAAAAAAGGGGGCAACCCATGCAATATGGTTTGCCCCCTGACTTTAGTTGCTTCAGCTTCGGCCACGCGCGGTCAGGCGGCGATGCCGAGCAGTTCCTTGGCCTTGACCACCGCGCTGCTGCCATCGGCCGAGTAGCCGTCCGCGCCGATCTCATCGGCGAATTTCTGGGTCACCGGGGCGCCGCCGACCATGGTTTTCACCTTGCCGGTCAGGCCGGCGTCCTTGACCGCCTTGACCACGTCCTTCATCGACAGCATGGTGGTGGTCAGCAGTGCGCTCATCAGGATCAGGTCGGCGTTCTTGTCCTTGGCCGCCTGGACGAACTTGTCGGCCGCCACATCCGTGCCCAGGTCGATCACCTCGAACCCGGCGCCTTCCATCATCATCACCACCAGGTTCTTGCCGATGTCGTGCAGGTCGCCCTTGACCGTGCCGGCCACGGCCACGGCCTTGGCCTTGTAGTTGCCCTCGACCAGCTTGGGCTTGATGATCTCCATCCCGGCTTTCATGGCCCGGGCGGCGATCAGGACGTTGGGGATGTAGTACTCGCCGCACTTCCATTTCTCGGAGACAATCTCCATGCCTCTGACCAGCCCGTCGTTCAGGATATCCAGGGCGTTCTTGTTCTCGCCGATGGCCTTCTCGCACAATTCCTTGATCTTCGGGGCGTTGCCGACCACAAGCGAATCACGGATTTCCTCGATCAACGACATTGTCGTATCCTCCAGCCGGGAAATGAAATGATGGATTGATGTATGAAAGATTTTTCGCAAAAGGGACAGCCGCCGGGCTGAACAAGCCTCGCGACGCGAGCGGCCGGTTCATTGTCCGAAAAGTATAATCGAATGCCGAGGAAAAATCCACCCTTTTCGTCAGGCCGGATAGCCACTTACCCCACGTCCGGCGCACGAGTTAGAACGAACGCCGCCGCGCGTGCCAGGTTGCACGGCTCAAATCTTCAGCGCGGCGACCAGGGCGGCGAACCGCTCGAAATCCAGCGACTGCTGGCCATCTGACAGGGCCCGTTTCGGGTCGGGGTGCACCTCGATCATCAGGCCGCAGGCGCCGACCGCGCGCGAGGCCAGGCTTAAGGGGGCCACCAGCGAGGCCCGTCCCGTGCCGTGGCTCGGGTCCACGATCAGCGGCAGGTGGCTCAGCTCGCGGGCCAGAGCCACGGAGTTGAGGTCCAGGGTGTTGCGCGTGGCGGTCTCGAAAGTGCGGATACCGCGCTCGCAGAGGACGACATTCGGGTTGCCGGAGTCCAGGATATACTCCGCGGCCAGGAGCCACTCCTCCAGACGCGCGCTCATCCCGCGCTTGAGCAGGATCGGCATCCCGCTGCGGGCGGCCTCGACCAGAAGGTCGAAATTCTGCATGTTGCGCGTGCCGATCTGCAGCATGTCGCAGCAGGAGGCCACCAGCTCTATGTTCTTCACGTGAAGGATCTCCGTGACCACCGGGATTCCCACCTCGCGCCGGATGCGGTTGAGGATCGCCGCCCCGGCCTCGCCCAGGCCCTGGAACGCGTAGGGTGTGGTGCGTGGCTTGAAAATCCCGCCACGGAAAAGGCCCGCCCCCAGGCGCTTGACCTCGCGCGCGGTGGTCAAGGCCTGCTCCTCGCTCTCCACGCTGCACGGCCCGGCGATCAGAGCGAAAGGAGAGTTCCCGCCCAGGCTCACTCCGCCCACCTGCACCACGCTGTCCTCGGGGCGCCACTCCCGGCTGACCAGCTTGTAGGGCTTCGAGACGTGGATGATCTCCTTGACCCCCGGCATCAGGAGCACCTGGTCGGCATCCACGTATCCCACGTTGCCCATCACGCCGATCGCGGTGCGGGTGGAGCCGGGCAGAACCTCGGCCTTGAGGCCCAGGGCCTGAATGAGGTCGGAAACCTCCCCGACCTGTTTTTCGGTGGCGGACTTGTCCATTACGATCAGCATACCGATTCCTCAGTCTTATAAACTTGTCTGTTGCAGGCGGATACCGCGGCGGAACTCTCTGATGAATGTAGGGGCACGGCGCGCCGTGCCCCTGCGGTCTGGGAAATTTATAAATGATAGGCTCATCCGGCGCAAGAATAATCCGGCTCAGGCCTTGCCTTTCTCCAGGATGCCGGGACGGGTGATCCGCTCCGGGGCGAGGGCCGCCTCCAGCTCCGCCGGGGTGAGGATGCCCCGCTCCAGGATGATTTCCTTCAGCGAGCGTCCGGTCTTGGCCGACTCCTTCACGATCTCCGCGGTGTTGAGGTAGCCCAGCACCGGGTTCAGCACCGTGGCCGTGCCCAGGCTCTTCTCGAAGTACATCCGGCAGCGCTCGCGGTCGGCCTGGAGGCCCGCCACGCAACGCTCGGCCAGCAGACGGCAGGCGCCGGTGAGGATACGCGCCGACTCCAGGACATTCCAGGCCACCACCGGCAGCATCACGTTGAGCTGGAGCTGGCCGGCCTGGGCCGCCATTGTCACGCACTGGTCGTTGCCGATCACCTGGAAACTTACCATGGCGGTCATCTCCGGGATCACCGGGTTGACCTTGCCCGGCATGATACTGCTGCCCGGCTGCAGGGCGGGAAGGAGGATTTCGGCCAGGCCGCTGGTGGGGCCGCTGGCGAGCAACCGCAGGTCGTTGGTGATCCGGATCAGCTCCACGGCCAGGGCTTTCATCCGCCCGCTTATGTCCACGAACACATCCAGGCTGGCCATGGCGGCGAACAGGTCGGGGTCGGCCGAGAGGTCGAACCCGGTCAGCTCGCGCAGCGTGGCTATCATGCGGGGCACGTACTCGGGGTGGGTGTTGAGGCCCGTGCCCGCGGCCGAGCCGCCGATCCCCAGCACCCCGGCCCGGTTGAACGCGCTTCTCAGGTGCTTCTCGACCTTGAACAGGGTGTGGGCGTAGCCGCCGAACTCCTGGCTCAGCCCCACCGGCACGGCATCCTGAAGGTGGGTGCGGCCGGTGGTCACGATGCCCTCGAAGGCTTTGGCCCGGCCCTCGAAAGCGCGCGCCAGCGCACCCACCGCCGAAACCAGCGGGGCTTCCATTTTCAGACAGGCCAGGCGGATCGAGGTGGGGACCACATCATTGGTGGACTGGCCCATGTTCACCTGGTCGTTGGGGCTCACCAGCTTGTACTGGCCGCGCTTGCCGCCCAGGGATTCCTCGGCCAGGTTCGCCAGCACCTCGTTGACATTCATGTGGTAGCTGGTGCCGGCCCCGGCCTGGTAGACATCCACCACGAAATGGCTGTCCAGCTCACCCGTGAGCACCCGGTCCGCGGCGGCCACTATCGCCCCGGCCACCTTTTTATCCAGCAGCCCCAGGTCGGCGTGCACCTGGGCCGCGGCTTTCTTGATCGCGGTGGTGGCCCAGGTCATCTCGGGCGGAAGGGTCCGCCCGCTGACCGGAAAATTCTCGACCGCGCGCCGGGTCTGCACGCCGTAGTACATGGCCTCCGGCACCTGGACCTCGCCCAGCGAGTCTTTTTCCACACGGTAGGACACTTTCGCCCCCTTATGCCTGTTCCCCCGTTAGAGTGAGAACGAAGGAATGTCGGGTTGTACGATACAGGTTTACGTAGGGACACGCCGGAGCGTGCCAAGAATCGGTTTTATTGTCTTTGGTTACAGTCAGGATAACCAGAAGCCACTGGGGACGTAATTCCGTCCCGGCCTGTCGTAGGGGCGGACCCGTGTGTCCGCCCGGTCGCACACGCGGGTGCGACCCTACATAAAACCAAAACACAACTCTTCCATTCCCCCTCATAAAAAGTTTTGGGAGGTGGGAGATGGTTTGGGAGGGGGTGGAGAACCTTTTTCAAAAGGGTACCGCCCCCTCCCGTAATCCTGTTACGCCGTCTTCGAGCGGGTGAGCGGCAGCAGCCCGCCGGCCAGGAGCACCTCGCGCTCGTAGTCGCTCAGCTTGCACAGGGCGCGGACAGTCTTGCCGCTCGTGCGGTCGGTGACAGCGATCTCCTCCCGCCCGGCTTCCAGGGCCGCGCGCACGCCCGAGATTTCCAGCTCATCGCCCTGCTTTATCGCGGTGTAGTCGTTCTCATCGGCGAAAGTCAGGGGCAGGATGCCGAAATTGATGAGGTTCGAGCGGTGGATACGGGCGAAGCTCTTGACCAGCACGGCCTTGAGGCCCAGGTACATCGGGGCCAGGGCGGCGTGCTCGCGGCTGGAGCCCTGGCCGTAGTTCTGCCCGCCCACCACGAAACCGCCGCCCGCGGCCTTGGCCCGCTCGGGGAAAGTCTCGTCCAGGGTGTTGAACACGTACTGGCTGATCTTGGGGATATTGGAGCGCAGCGGTAGCACCTTGGCCCCGCCGGGCAGGATATCGTCCGTGGTGATATTGTCCCCGGTCAGAAGCAGCACTGTCCCCTGGAGCGTGTCGGCCAGGGGCGTGTTGACCGGGCAGGGCTGGATATTCGGCCCGCGGACTATCTCCACCGCGGCGCCCTGGGGCGCGGGCGGCTCG belongs to bacterium and includes:
- the aroF gene encoding 3-deoxy-7-phosphoheptulonate synthase; this translates as MLIVMDKSATEKQVGEVSDLIQALGLKAEVLPGSTRTAIGVMGNVGYVDADQVLLMPGVKEIIHVSKPYKLVSREWRPEDSVVQVGGVSLGGNSPFALIAGPCSVESEEQALTTAREVKRLGAGLFRGGIFKPRTTPYAFQGLGEAGAAILNRIRREVGIPVVTEILHVKNIELVASCCDMLQIGTRNMQNFDLLVEAARSGMPILLKRGMSARLEEWLLAAEYILDSGNPNVVLCERGIRTFETATRNTLDLNSVALARELSHLPLIVDPSHGTGRASLVAPLSLASRAVGACGLMIEVHPDPKRALSDGQQSLDFERFAALVAALKI
- a CDS encoding corrinoid protein, with protein sequence MSLIEEIRDSLVVGNAPKIKELCEKAIGENKNALDILNDGLVRGMEIVSEKWKCGEYYIPNVLIAARAMKAGMEIIKPKLVEGNYKAKAVAVAGTVKGDLHDIGKNLVVMMMEGAGFEVIDLGTDVAADKFVQAAKDKNADLILMSALLTTTMLSMKDVVKAVKDAGLTGKVKTMVGGAPVTQKFADEIGADGYSADGSSAVVKAKELLGIAA
- a CDS encoding aspartate ammonia-lyase, whose protein sequence is MSYRVEKDSLGEVQVPEAMYYGVQTRRAVENFPVSGRTLPPEMTWATTAIKKAAAQVHADLGLLDKKVAGAIVAAADRVLTGELDSHFVVDVYQAGAGTSYHMNVNEVLANLAEESLGGKRGQYKLVSPNDQVNMGQSTNDVVPTSIRLACLKMEAPLVSAVGALARAFEGRAKAFEGIVTTGRTHLQDAVPVGLSQEFGGYAHTLFKVEKHLRSAFNRAGVLGIGGSAAGTGLNTHPEYVPRMIATLRELTGFDLSADPDLFAAMASLDVFVDISGRMKALAVELIRITNDLRLLASGPTSGLAEILLPALQPGSSIMPGKVNPVIPEMTAMVSFQVIGNDQCVTMAAQAGQLQLNVMLPVVAWNVLESARILTGACRLLAERCVAGLQADRERCRMYFEKSLGTATVLNPVLGYLNTAEIVKESAKTGRSLKEIILERGILTPAELEAALAPERITRPGILEKGKA
- a CDS encoding ASKHA domain-containing protein, with the translated sequence MTEHSVTFLPQNVSVRVADGTSLLSAARDNGFLIDSPCGGRGTCGGCQVRFQGDSPPPSEEDRAQIGPERLDQGFRLACRLTVHSDLTVRLLHIGEIPRAKIALLEAEQAGVAPEGAPRKVLFSPVEPTLKNLLIPSAEALHAALPPHLGSRPLPLPVARAFVEAVGRELNAVTLLIDRDSLAGVERGDTTSQVLGAAVDIGSTTLALYLCDLTSGRLLASVGKANSQSAYGDDVMSRISYCFEKPDGLAQLSELIRRDLDGLARLACSRAGASPEHIYRWSLVGNTTMQHLFFGFDPLLLGRAPYLPLVNGAVEFSPAGCGLAASPFARGTFLPTVAGHVGADTVAVALAARLDTADQLTLAVDLGTNGEIVLADRGRLLCCSTAAGPAFEGARIHMGMRAESGALDSFRVNLSGGPEFHVIGEGLHARGICGSGLLDIVSELRRVGVIDATGRLLPRAELPSKVSPALSGRLGEDKLGRGWFLLDEHEDAAGHQRVLLTQKDVRELQLAAGAISSGIRLLLNAAGREPEQVQRVLLTGAFGNYMQPVSALGVGLVRGIPLTRLSAIGNAAGIGARFALLSAPELERACRIARRMEFVELASRPEWEETFTDSMFFPEPYPSGLLQH